One Capsicum annuum cultivar UCD-10X-F1 chromosome 2, UCD10Xv1.1, whole genome shotgun sequence genomic window carries:
- the LOC107860358 gene encoding BTB/POZ domain-containing protein At5g66560, with protein MAQTELPTSKGQAWFCTTGLPSDIIIEVEDMTFHLHKFPLMSKSRKLHEMITEEETKANSSKIQKLAARDKDGDGDEEIEEEDEENEEDQQCCISLPDFPGGSETFEAAAKFCYGVKIELSASNVAPLRCAGEYLDMTEEYSEDNLISKTERFLSQTVLKSIKDSIRTLNSCKNILPLAETLGIVQRCIDAVAVRASAADPSLFGWPVNDGAGNGVEANTRRRGANKGGGMDSWFEELGHLSLPLFKRLISAMKARDLISEVIESCLMYYAKKYIPGISRSNRKTSSSSSIPSENEQRELLETIITNLPEETSSRTSTTIRILFGLLRTANILNASEAARAALERKIGSQLEHATLDDLLIPSYSYLNETLYDVACVERILGYFLNGLEQRSSARIQGEEENISVRSAVLMLVGKLIDGYLSEIASDNNLLPEKFCELAVALPDQARLFDDGLYRAVDVYLKAHPWISEADREQICGVMDCQKLTLEACTHAAQNERLPLRAVVQVLFFEQLQLRQAIAGTLMVADVPPGEIPRLSGRGEGDVEGGEQEQTTGVVGVAHAQEGSSTWRKTVRENQVLRLDMDSMRTRVQELERECSTMKKAIQKIDKVGKHSSGGNSNGSREGGGGWRKKLGCKFKTQVCDSHEPTVVEARKGRGHRHHQ; from the exons ATGGCGCAGACTGAGCTACCTACCTCCAAAGGCCAAGCATG GTTTTGTACTACAGGATTACCCAGTGATATCATTATCGAAGTTGAAGATATGACATTTCATCTTCACAAG TTTCCCCTGATGTCAAAAAGTAGAAAGCTTCATGAGATGATAACAGAGGAAGAGACAAAGGCAAATAGCAGTAAAATCCAAAAACTTGCTGCACGAGACAAGGACGGTGATGGTGACGAggagattgaagaagaagatgaggaaAATGAGGAGGACCAGCAGTGCTGTATTTCGCTCCCTGATTTCCCGGGCGGTTCAGAGACATTTGAGGCAGCTGCCAAGTTCTGTTACGGTGTGAAAATCGAGCTATCTGCATCGAATGTTGCTCCACTGCGCTGTGCTGGTGAATACTTGGATATGACTGAAGAGTACTCTGAGGATAATCTTATTTCCAAGACGGAGAGGTTTCTTTCACAGACTGTGCTAAAGAGTATTAAGGATTCCATTAGGACCCTAAACTCGTGCAAGAACATTTTGCCGTTAGCAGAAACACTCGGCATTGTTCAGAGATGCATTGATGCCGTTGCTGTTAGAGCTTCAGCTGCGGATCCGTCTCTCTTTGGCTGGCCGGTGAATGACGGAGCTGGTAATGGCGTTGAAGCGAATACTCGTCGTAGAGGTGCCAACAAAGGCGGTGGTATGGATTCATGGTTCGAAGAGCTAGGACACTTGAGTTTGCCTTTGTTCAAGCGTTTGATTTCCGCAATGAAAGCTAGAGATTTGATTTCTGAGGTCATCGAGAGTTGTCTAATGTACTATGCAAAGAAGTACATTCCAGGAATTTCACGGTCGAATAGGAagacatcatcatcatcttcgaTACCATCGGAGAACGAACAGAGAGAGCTTTTGGAGACTATAATTACTAACCTCCCTGAAGAAACTAGCTCAAGAACTTCAACTACTATACGGATTCTCTTCGGCTTATTGAGAACAGCTAACATACTAAATGCTTCGGAAGCTGCTCGAGCTGCACTGGAGAGGAAAATCGGATCTCAACTGGAACACGCGACGTTGGACGATCTTCTCATTCCGAGCTATTCTTATCTGAATGAAACGTTATATGACGTTGCTTGTGTGGAGAGAATACTAGGATATTTTTTGAATGGATTGGAACAGAGGTCGAGTGCTAGAATTCAAGGCGAAGAAGAGAACATCAGTGTCAGATCCGCGGTGTTAATGTTAGTCGGAAAGTTAATCGATGGTTATTTATCAGAAATAGCTTCTGATAATAACTTGTTACCGGAAAAATTCTGCGAATTAGCTGTTGCATTGCCTGACCAAGCAAGACTTTTCGATGATGGCCTTTACAGAGCTGTGGATGTGTATCTCAAG GCACATCCATGGATATCAGAGGCGGATAGGGAGCAAATATGCGGGGTAATGGATTGCCAGAAGCTAACACTAGAGGCGTGTACACACGCAGCTCAGAACGAACGGCTTCCTCTCAGAGCCGTAGTTCAGGTACTGTTCTTCGAGCAACTCCAGCTCCGGCAAGCAATTGCCGGAACTCTTATGGTCGCGGACGTTCCTCCTGGAGAAATCCCGCGGCTGTCCGGCCGCGGGGAAGGAGACGTTGAAGGTGGAGAGCAAGAGCAAACGACAGGAGTAGTTGGAGTGGCACATGCACAGGAAGGAAGTAGCACGTGGAGGAAAACAGTGAGAGAGAATCAAGTGCTACGCTTGGATATGGATAGCATGAGGACGCGAGTTCAAGAACTGGAACGAGAATGCTCTACAATGAAGAAAGCTATACAAAAGATAGACAAAGTAGGCAAACACAGCAGCGGTGGCAACAGCAACGGCAGCAGAGAAGGAGGAGGCGGGTGGAGAAAGAAGTTAGGGTGTAAATTCAAGACGCAAGTGTGTGACTCGCATGAGCCAACGGTTGTGGAGGCAAGGAAAGGACGGGGCCATCGTCACCATCAATAA